The Pseudomonadota bacterium genome has a window encoding:
- a CDS encoding alpha/beta fold hydrolase, with the protein MASLAAALLIDTPAVLISMGVLASLAFTYLGARLTLWMCGVARHRTAAIAISGVGTALLLTAFWATFLRPLIPEDEQFAIALPQDVEVWRLASGSHVAVKKVDGRGDQRVPPIVFLHGGPGGYSISLQATVEAIGQLSEDGHDVYLYDQVGGGLSARLEDARDYTIERHLMDLNAVFKRIGTAKMILIGSSWGASLGASYMARHPEHVAAAVFSGPGPMYHPSWAPGEEGGLEERLTTDQAEQFTHMVKTPRLLAALALAEISPKAATRFASEWELGSLFDRVANAFYLPLAVCDLRGTEISSSGYGFWSNRMTGRSLGLPRQDPRPALRSNPTPVLILRGECDYKHEAVAQEYASVLPNAQFERFDDAGHMLYWERPQAYLQRVRRFLRRTAGDP; encoded by the coding sequence ATGGCCAGCCTCGCGGCCGCGCTGCTCATTGATACGCCAGCGGTGCTTATTTCGATGGGCGTTCTCGCCAGTCTGGCCTTCACCTACCTTGGCGCTCGCCTCACCTTGTGGATGTGCGGCGTCGCTCGCCATCGCACGGCAGCAATCGCCATCAGCGGGGTCGGTACCGCGCTATTGCTCACGGCATTTTGGGCGACCTTCCTGCGGCCGCTGATCCCAGAGGACGAGCAGTTCGCCATCGCCCTACCCCAGGACGTCGAGGTGTGGCGCCTGGCAAGCGGATCCCACGTGGCAGTCAAGAAGGTCGATGGACGAGGTGATCAGCGGGTACCTCCCATCGTGTTTCTCCATGGCGGACCCGGTGGGTATAGCATATCGCTCCAAGCGACGGTCGAGGCCATCGGGCAGCTCAGCGAAGACGGCCACGACGTCTACCTCTACGACCAAGTGGGCGGTGGCCTCTCTGCGAGACTCGAGGATGCGCGCGACTACACCATCGAACGCCACCTAATGGATCTAAATGCTGTCTTCAAACGGATCGGGACAGCAAAGATGATCCTAATCGGCTCGTCCTGGGGGGCTTCCTTGGGGGCGAGCTACATGGCGCGGCATCCAGAGCATGTCGCCGCAGCCGTGTTCTCCGGCCCCGGCCCGATGTACCACCCCAGCTGGGCACCTGGGGAGGAGGGCGGACTCGAGGAACGGCTAACGACCGACCAAGCTGAACAGTTCACCCATATGGTGAAGACGCCCCGCCTACTAGCAGCCCTCGCACTGGCCGAGATTAGCCCGAAAGCGGCGACCCGCTTTGCGAGTGAGTGGGAGCTCGGGTCGCTCTTCGATAGGGTCGCCAACGCGTTCTACCTGCCGCTCGCGGTATGTGACCTGCGCGGCACAGAGATCTCGTCCTCCGGCTACGGCTTCTGGTCCAATCGCATGACCGGCCGGTCACTAGGCTTACCCAGGCAGGATCCTCGGCCAGCGCTGCGCTCGAACCCTACCCCGGTGCTCATTCTCCGTGGCGAATGTGACTACAAGCACGAAGCGGTGGCGCAGGAGTACGCGAGCGTTCTTC
- a CDS encoding class I SAM-dependent rRNA methyltransferase, producing the protein MSNQRRDTAPPVLNTPYPRLTLRKREERRLRGGHLWVFSNEVDTRATPLKDFAPGDAVTVVGSSGRFLGHGYVNPRSLIAARILSREPDVLPDEALLSARLRQAVALREGWLGQARWCRLIHGEGDLLPGLVVDRFDELLVGQITTAGMARWQDALGELLREHAPGVRALRWANDTAVRDLEGLARESRMGFGEPPAKLTVKEGDARFELPGAGGQKTGWYYDQRANRERLLPMLREGHRMLDVFSYVGAWGIRAALAGAGPVVCVDSSSPALDAVAHNAALNGVEVKTHQGDAAAVLKALAAQGQRFDVLVLDPPALIPRRKDIEAGTKAYWQLNELAMRLVADDGLLVSCSCSHHLSEESLLGVVAGCARHQRRDLQILMRGEQAPDHPVHPSIEQSRYLKALYCRVGARKNP; encoded by the coding sequence ATGAGCAACCAACGTCGAGACACCGCGCCGCCCGTTCTGAACACGCCCTACCCGCGTCTCACCCTGCGCAAGCGGGAGGAGCGTCGCTTGCGCGGAGGCCACCTATGGGTGTTCAGCAACGAGGTGGACACGCGCGCTACGCCCCTAAAGGACTTCGCGCCGGGTGACGCCGTCACCGTGGTGGGGTCGAGCGGACGCTTCCTGGGTCACGGCTACGTCAACCCGCGCTCGCTTATCGCCGCCCGCATTCTCAGCCGGGAGCCAGATGTGCTGCCCGATGAGGCGCTGCTCAGCGCGCGATTGCGCCAGGCCGTGGCTCTGCGCGAGGGCTGGCTAGGCCAAGCACGCTGGTGTCGCCTGATCCACGGCGAGGGTGATCTGCTGCCCGGTCTGGTGGTCGACCGCTTCGACGAGCTCCTCGTCGGCCAGATCACCACGGCGGGCATGGCGCGGTGGCAAGATGCGCTCGGTGAGCTGTTGCGCGAGCACGCGCCCGGGGTGAGGGCCCTTCGCTGGGCGAACGACACGGCTGTTCGCGACCTGGAAGGGCTCGCGCGCGAGTCCCGTATGGGCTTTGGTGAACCGCCGGCGAAGCTCACGGTGAAGGAGGGCGATGCGCGCTTTGAGCTACCTGGCGCGGGTGGCCAGAAAACGGGCTGGTACTACGATCAGCGTGCCAACCGCGAGCGCTTGCTGCCGATGCTGCGCGAGGGTCACCGCATGCTCGACGTGTTTAGCTATGTCGGCGCTTGGGGCATTCGCGCCGCGCTTGCGGGCGCCGGCCCTGTCGTGTGCGTCGACAGCTCTTCACCGGCTCTCGATGCCGTGGCGCACAATGCGGCGCTCAACGGTGTCGAGGTCAAGACCCATCAGGGGGATGCGGCAGCGGTGCTCAAGGCCCTCGCTGCGCAGGGACAACGCTTCGACGTGCTCGTCCTCGACCCTCCGGCGTTGATCCCGAGACGCAAGGACATCGAGGCCGGCACCAAGGCCTACTGGCAGCTGAACGAGCTCGCCATGCGGTTGGTCGCGGACGACGGCCTGCTGGTGAGCTGCTCTTGCTCCCACCATCTGAGCGAGGAGTCCCTGCTCGGGGTGGTGGCTGGCTGTGCCAGGCACCAGCGTCGCGACTTGCAGATATTGATGCGTGGCGAGCAAGCGCCGGATCACCCCGTTCACCCGTCGATCGAGCAAAGTCGCTATCTGAAGGCTCTCTACTGTCGCGTGGGCGCCCGAAAAAACCCGTGA
- the lgt gene encoding prolipoprotein diacylglyceryl transferase gives MIKYPEFDPVAIALGPIKVRWYGLTYILGFLACWLLLRHRALRSDGCWTVQHVEEIIFYGMLGVLLGGRLGYVLFYGTEALLQDPLYLLRIWDGGMSFHGGISGVAVAMALFARRAGKGFLEVTDFMVPAVPPGLFFGRIGNFINGELWGGQTTVPWGFEVDGKVLHPSQLYEAALEGVLLFIIVWVYSARPRATGAISGVMLAGYAVFRILVEFVRTPDAHLGDDGYLAFGWLTMGQVLSLPMLVIGLWLFMRAHRGAASAAA, from the coding sequence ATGATCAAGTACCCGGAATTCGACCCCGTCGCCATCGCCCTCGGGCCGATCAAGGTACGTTGGTACGGCCTGACCTACATCCTCGGCTTTCTGGCCTGCTGGCTCCTCCTGCGCCACCGCGCCCTGCGCAGCGACGGGTGTTGGACCGTCCAACATGTCGAGGAGATCATCTTCTACGGCATGCTCGGCGTGCTCCTCGGCGGCCGCCTGGGCTACGTGCTGTTCTACGGCACGGAGGCCTTGCTCCAGGACCCCCTCTACCTGTTGCGAATCTGGGACGGAGGCATGTCTTTCCACGGCGGTATCTCCGGCGTGGCCGTGGCCATGGCCCTGTTCGCGCGCCGAGCGGGCAAGGGCTTTCTGGAAGTCACCGACTTCATGGTCCCCGCCGTGCCACCCGGTTTGTTCTTCGGCCGTATCGGAAACTTCATCAACGGCGAGCTGTGGGGCGGTCAGACCACCGTGCCCTGGGGCTTTGAGGTGGACGGCAAGGTCCTGCACCCCTCTCAGCTCTACGAGGCAGCACTCGAGGGTGTGCTGCTCTTCATCATCGTGTGGGTCTACTCAGCGCGCCCCCGTGCCACGGGTGCCATCAGCGGCGTGATGCTGGCAGGCTACGCCGTTTTCCGAATTCTCGTCGAGTTCGTGCGCACGCCTGATGCGCACCTTGGCGATGATGGGTACCTGGCCTTCGGTTGGCTTACCATGGGCCAGGTGTTAAGCCTGCCTATGCTTGTTATTGGCCTATGGTTGTTTATGCGGGCGCACCGTGGTGCTGCGTCGGCGGCCGCGTAG
- the thyA gene encoding thymidylate synthase: MRAYLDLLRHVLENGVRKEDRTGTGTLSVFAHQMRFDLGEGFPLVTTKRVHLRSIVHELLWFLKGDTNIAYLRENGVSIWDEWADEQGELGPVYGRQWRSWPTAAGGEVDQIARVVQQLRESPDSRRIIVSAWNVGELEHMALMPCHALFQFYVAQGRLSCQLYQRSCDLFLGVPFNIASYALLTHMLAQQCDLQVGDFVWTGGDCHLYLNHLDQVRTQLERQPLAPPTLVLKRHPPSIFDYAYEDFDMQDYQSYPPISAPVAV, encoded by the coding sequence ATGCGTGCTTACCTAGATCTGCTGCGTCACGTCCTGGAGAACGGTGTGCGTAAGGAGGATCGCACGGGCACGGGCACGCTCAGCGTGTTCGCTCATCAGATGCGCTTCGATCTCGGCGAGGGCTTCCCGCTGGTCACCACCAAGCGCGTGCACCTGCGATCGATCGTCCACGAGCTGCTCTGGTTTCTCAAGGGCGACACCAACATCGCCTACCTGCGCGAGAACGGGGTCAGCATCTGGGATGAGTGGGCGGATGAGCAGGGTGAGCTCGGCCCGGTCTACGGGCGCCAGTGGCGCAGCTGGCCCACCGCAGCTGGTGGCGAGGTCGATCAAATCGCGCGAGTCGTTCAACAGCTGCGCGAGAGCCCAGATTCGCGTCGGATAATCGTCAGCGCCTGGAATGTGGGGGAGCTCGAGCACATGGCGCTGATGCCCTGCCATGCCCTCTTCCAGTTCTACGTGGCGCAAGGGCGCCTTTCATGCCAGCTGTACCAGCGTAGCTGCGATTTGTTTCTCGGCGTGCCCTTCAATATCGCCTCCTACGCCTTGCTTACCCACATGCTGGCCCAGCAGTGCGATCTCCAGGTAGGTGACTTCGTGTGGACCGGGGGCGATTGCCACCTCTACCTCAATCATCTCGACCAGGTGCGTACGCAGCTTGAACGTCAACCGCTGGCGCCCCCAACGCTGGTGCTAAAGCGCCATCCACCTTCGATCTTCGATTACGCCTACGAGGACTTCGACATGCAGGACTATCAAAGCTACCCGCCCATCAGCGCGCCGGTGGCGGTTTAA
- a CDS encoding NAD(P)-binding domain-containing protein, with amino-acid sequence MVVGSAGQGTRLLTKSQVAQLIDMPAVMEAVEAALVAHARGETQMPPKVYLEFTNHMGDLRAMPALVGERAGVKWINSHPNNPLRFHLPTVRGVYLLSDPANGDLLAMMDATLITALRTGASAGLATRVLARGDARTVGIIGCGAQAPYLLSAVLAARAPTRILVADRDEEKAQVFATSVGAQAVSLEAAAACDIVCTATPSREPLVRREWLQPGAHINAMGADAHGKQELQTEILREALVIVDDLVQAQGSGEVNVPLAREELALSDLAGTLGAVLAGDAAGRLNEEDLTVFDSTGLAIQDVAVAALAYERAVAQGVGTELDFFA; translated from the coding sequence ATGGTGGTGGGTTCTGCCGGCCAGGGCACGCGCCTTCTGACCAAATCCCAGGTAGCCCAGCTGATCGACATGCCTGCGGTTATGGAGGCGGTGGAGGCAGCACTGGTCGCCCACGCGCGCGGCGAGACGCAGATGCCGCCGAAGGTGTACCTTGAGTTTACCAATCACATGGGCGATCTGCGCGCGATGCCGGCCCTGGTGGGGGAGCGAGCGGGCGTGAAGTGGATCAATTCGCATCCTAACAATCCGCTTCGCTTCCACTTGCCGACGGTCCGCGGTGTTTACCTGCTGAGCGACCCGGCGAACGGCGACCTTCTGGCGATGATGGATGCCACGCTGATCACGGCGCTGCGCACCGGCGCGTCCGCGGGCTTGGCCACGCGTGTGCTGGCCCGCGGTGATGCACGCACGGTCGGCATCATCGGCTGTGGAGCCCAGGCGCCCTACCTCCTGAGTGCCGTGTTGGCAGCACGCGCCCCCACTCGGATCTTGGTTGCCGACCGCGACGAGGAGAAGGCGCAGGTGTTCGCAACTTCGGTCGGCGCGCAAGCCGTCTCCCTGGAAGCAGCCGCGGCCTGCGATATCGTCTGCACCGCGACCCCATCGCGCGAACCGTTGGTGCGGCGCGAGTGGTTGCAGCCGGGCGCCCATATCAACGCGATGGGCGCAGACGCTCACGGCAAGCAGGAGTTGCAGACCGAGATCCTGCGCGAGGCCCTGGTCATCGTCGACGATCTGGTGCAAGCCCAGGGCAGCGGTGAGGTCAATGTACCTTTGGCGAGGGAAGAGCTGGCGCTCAGTGACCTCGCCGGCACCCTCGGCGCGGTGCTCGCCGGCGATGCGGCGGGCCGGCTGAACGAGGAGGACCTCACGGTGTTCGATTCCACAGGCCTCGCCATCCAGGATGTAGCTGTGGCGGCCTTGGCCTACGAGCGGGCTGTGGCGCAGGGCGTGGGTACGGAGCTCGATTTCTTCGCCTAG
- a CDS encoding MarC family protein: MESPIDLFVSAFVTFFLLIDAIGMSPVFVTLTAAGDAAYRRRTAVQAVLVASIVIFAFALGGRWLLDHMGISIHSFRMAGGALLFLIALEMVFEKRTERREERAHDVQENAQEASDPAPDVSVFPLGIPMLAGPGVIVSVMVFMTEHPGLIPHAVVLSAVLANMILALAIFLLAIPLLKALGDSVVGALTRILGVLLSALALEMLVVGTKGAFNL, from the coding sequence ATGGAATCGCCCATCGACCTCTTCGTTAGTGCCTTCGTCACGTTCTTCCTGCTGATCGACGCGATCGGTATGTCGCCCGTGTTCGTCACGCTGACTGCCGCCGGCGATGCGGCCTACCGCCGCCGCACGGCAGTGCAGGCGGTGCTGGTGGCCTCCATCGTGATCTTCGCCTTCGCCCTCGGTGGTCGTTGGCTGCTCGACCATATGGGCATATCCATCCATTCCTTTCGCATGGCAGGCGGTGCCCTGCTGTTTCTGATCGCTCTGGAGATGGTGTTCGAGAAGCGCACGGAGCGCCGTGAGGAGCGTGCCCATGACGTGCAGGAGAACGCCCAGGAAGCCTCCGATCCGGCGCCGGACGTCTCCGTGTTTCCCCTTGGCATTCCCATGTTGGCCGGTCCAGGGGTGATCGTCTCGGTGATGGTCTTCATGACCGAGCACCCGGGCTTGATTCCCCACGCGGTGGTGTTGTCCGCCGTGCTGGCGAACATGATTCTAGCGCTCGCGATCTTCCTTCTGGCCATTCCTCTGCTGAAAGCCCTAGGGGATAGCGTAGTGGGCGCACTGACGCGAATTCTCGGCGTCCTGCTCTCGGCCCTGGCACTCGAGATGCTCGTCGTCGGCACTAAGGGCGCCTTCAACCTCTAG
- a CDS encoding redoxin domain-containing protein, giving the protein MVVSRPVASRRLGAWAFAMFLLVSLAVGLAIGAPHQRGTITPTPAPAFTHTAAQDWLNSDPLTLESLRGSVLLVDFWAFECWNCYRSFPWLNGLEAKFGQQGLQVIGVHAPEFERERERSAVAAKAQEFKLRHPIMIDNDFSYWRAVGNRYWPTYYLIDKRGRIRYRFIGETHAGTDQARQVERALRGLLDESA; this is encoded by the coding sequence ATGGTTGTCAGTCGGCCTGTCGCGTCCCGGCGCCTAGGGGCGTGGGCCTTTGCGATGTTCTTGCTGGTGAGCCTCGCCGTTGGCTTGGCCATAGGCGCGCCCCACCAGCGCGGCACAATCACACCGACGCCTGCGCCCGCCTTCACTCACACGGCAGCTCAGGATTGGCTGAACAGCGATCCCCTGACCCTGGAATCACTGCGGGGCAGCGTATTGCTGGTGGATTTTTGGGCCTTCGAGTGCTGGAACTGCTACCGCTCCTTCCCCTGGCTGAACGGGCTGGAGGCGAAGTTTGGGCAGCAGGGCTTGCAGGTGATCGGTGTGCATGCGCCGGAGTTCGAGCGCGAACGGGAGCGCAGCGCCGTGGCGGCTAAGGCGCAGGAGTTCAAGCTGCGCCATCCGATCATGATCGACAACGACTTCTCCTATTGGCGCGCCGTTGGCAATCGCTATTGGCCGACCTACTACCTGATCGACAAGCGGGGGCGCATTCGCTACCGCTTTATCGGCGAGACGCACGCGGGCACTGACCAGGCGCGGCAGGTGGAGCGAGCGCTGCGCGGGCTGCTCGACGAGTCCGCCTAG
- the malQ gene encoding 4-alpha-glucanotransferase, which produces MSSLDRLAEACGIQPDYFDYQGRHCIVSADTKAALLRAMGVNVDDEQAIDAELDRLALQPWRDALRPAIVLREHARPLVPVRLSVKHCQAPITWGIALENGEYREGVVSFSERSPKAVREVDGVEHRQYLLQLPLDLAPGYHDFRLRSEDGELDVSSRLIIAPETGYGPEEVTRDEHTFGLGLQLYTLRSRENWGIGDLGDLRRMAPALRDAGADYIGLNPLHSLYPHRPQHASPYSPSSRAMLNALYIDIPAVPEFDQCEQAQQLAASDGFKDQLERVREATHVDYERVARLKLDVLERMFAYFNTTHIQRGSGRALAMQNFVAEMGEPLVHQVLYDALAEHFQDQDPQSVGWQQWPESFHEPKSPAVAEFAAARSSRVRFFEYLQWLADEQLGLAQQSVLSAGMNVGLYRDLAVGADPGGAEAWGEQALYCFDASVGAPPDRLALQGQNWGAPPIHPLRLAERAYRDFTTLIRANMRHCGALRIDHVMSMMRLWWVPTGESALEGAYVRYPMEDMLGILALESRRNECMVIGEDLGTVPDEIRGPLQSAGVYSYRVLYFEKSNDQEFLLPGAYRDQALATPTTHDLPTLWGWWEEHDLHLRDELRLFPDGQIREESYRERQLDRERMLRALETEGLLPQGWSVASSGAPIDYALLSALVEFLGRSHAALLTIAPEDLLEIRDPVNVPGTCLEYRNWSRKLTADWEDWLASDRVARVLERLCAARARASLRRLQP; this is translated from the coding sequence GTGAGCAGTCTCGACAGGCTGGCCGAAGCCTGTGGCATCCAGCCCGATTACTTCGATTACCAGGGCCGTCATTGCATCGTGTCTGCGGATACGAAAGCCGCCCTGTTGCGCGCTATGGGCGTGAACGTCGATGACGAGCAGGCGATCGACGCCGAGCTCGACCGGCTTGCCTTACAGCCTTGGCGGGATGCCCTGCGTCCGGCAATCGTGCTCCGCGAGCACGCGCGCCCCCTCGTCCCTGTGCGCCTGTCCGTCAAGCACTGCCAAGCACCTATTACCTGGGGCATCGCCCTCGAAAACGGCGAGTATCGCGAAGGGGTCGTGTCCTTCAGTGAGCGCAGTCCGAAGGCCGTGCGCGAGGTGGATGGGGTCGAGCATCGTCAGTACCTTCTGCAGCTGCCCCTCGATCTCGCCCCCGGCTACCACGACTTTCGCCTGCGCTCTGAGGACGGCGAGCTCGACGTTTCCTCGCGCCTGATCATCGCCCCAGAAACCGGTTATGGGCCCGAGGAGGTTACCCGCGACGAACACACCTTCGGTTTGGGGTTGCAGCTCTACACCCTGCGCTCCAGGGAGAACTGGGGCATAGGTGACCTGGGGGATCTGCGTCGCATGGCGCCAGCCCTGCGCGATGCCGGAGCTGACTACATCGGTCTCAACCCCCTGCATTCGCTGTACCCACACCGCCCGCAGCACGCCAGCCCATACAGTCCGTCGAGCCGGGCCATGCTCAACGCCTTGTACATCGATATCCCGGCCGTGCCCGAGTTCGACCAGTGCGAGCAAGCGCAGCAGCTTGCGGCTAGTGATGGCTTCAAGGACCAGCTGGAACGTGTTCGCGAGGCGACCCACGTGGACTACGAGCGCGTGGCTAGGTTAAAGCTCGATGTCCTCGAGCGCATGTTTGCTTACTTCAATACCACGCATATCCAGCGTGGCAGTGGGCGTGCGCTGGCGATGCAGAACTTCGTTGCGGAGATGGGCGAGCCGTTGGTGCATCAAGTGCTCTACGACGCGCTGGCGGAGCACTTCCAGGATCAGGATCCCCAGAGCGTCGGCTGGCAGCAGTGGCCCGAGTCCTTTCACGAGCCAAAGTCGCCAGCGGTGGCTGAGTTTGCCGCTGCGCGAAGCTCGCGCGTGAGGTTCTTCGAGTACCTGCAGTGGTTGGCCGATGAGCAGCTTGGCCTCGCTCAGCAGTCCGTCTTGAGCGCCGGGATGAACGTCGGTTTGTACCGCGATCTGGCCGTTGGGGCAGACCCTGGCGGCGCCGAGGCATGGGGTGAGCAGGCCTTGTACTGTTTCGATGCGAGCGTTGGGGCGCCGCCGGATCGGCTCGCCCTCCAGGGCCAGAACTGGGGCGCGCCGCCGATCCATCCCCTTCGCCTCGCCGAGCGCGCGTACCGCGACTTCACTACCTTGATTCGCGCGAACATGCGCCACTGCGGTGCCCTGCGCATCGATCACGTGATGTCCATGATGCGCCTTTGGTGGGTGCCGACGGGAGAATCTGCGCTTGAGGGCGCCTACGTGCGCTACCCCATGGAGGACATGCTTGGCATCCTGGCGCTGGAAAGCCGGCGCAACGAGTGCATGGTGATCGGCGAGGATCTCGGCACGGTACCCGACGAGATTCGTGGCCCGCTCCAAAGCGCAGGGGTGTACTCCTACCGCGTGCTGTACTTCGAGAAGTCAAACGACCAGGAGTTCTTGCTGCCGGGAGCCTACCGCGATCAAGCCCTCGCCACGCCCACAACTCACGACCTGCCCACCTTGTGGGGGTGGTGGGAAGAGCATGATTTGCATCTACGCGATGAGCTGCGCCTTTTCCCGGACGGACAAATCCGGGAGGAAAGCTACCGAGAGCGTCAGCTCGATCGTGAGCGCATGCTCCGCGCACTCGAGACGGAAGGGCTATTGCCTCAGGGCTGGTCCGTCGCCTCTTCCGGGGCGCCGATCGACTACGCTCTGCTCAGTGCATTAGTGGAATTCCTAGGCCGAAGCCACGCCGCTCTACTCACGATCGCGCCGGAGGATCTGCTGGAGATCCGCGATCCAGTGAACGTGCCAGGGACGTGTCTGGAGTACCGTAACTGGTCCCGTAAGCTGACGGCGGATTGGGAGGACTGGCTCGCTAGCGATCGCGTGGCTCGCGTTCTCGAGCGTCTCTGCGCAGCGCGCGCACGCGCGTCCTTGAGGCGCCTGCAGCCCTAA
- a CDS encoding type III PLP-dependent enzyme, whose amino-acid sequence MATTAELSDRTILTGDRPAERERLERLIEEHGSPLLVFDPSVLQRQYETLVDALPGVDLYYAVKAHPNAHIVRTLDELGAGFDVASSGEMDLLLELRISGRRTIHTHPVKKDREIRDALRFGATTFVVDNLEELRKLAPYRKRVGVLLRVSFRAPSARIDLSRKFGCTPYEVSSIVRAASELGVHIRGLSFHVGSQVPDADKHVEAIYACAQLMISLNERLSSPLATLDIGGGFPADYRLEGLDLHAFCRPIRRALRALPSDWHLMAEPGRCLIAPAVRSVTTITGRSSRAGHRWYFVDDGAYGSYSGQVFDRTVYPLQVFRDGPTAPSMIAGPTCDSIDMIAEDIPLPALEVGDLLIGHQMGAYTAATKTRFNSLPDARFVVDRVAVDPDKGALETPSRATSA is encoded by the coding sequence GTGGCGACGACAGCTGAGCTTTCCGATCGCACGATCCTCACGGGCGATCGCCCCGCCGAGCGCGAGCGCCTCGAACGCCTGATCGAGGAACATGGCTCGCCCCTGTTGGTGTTCGATCCCAGTGTCCTGCAGCGCCAATACGAGACGTTGGTCGACGCCCTGCCGGGAGTCGATCTCTACTACGCGGTCAAAGCTCACCCGAACGCGCACATCGTGCGCACCCTCGATGAGCTAGGGGCGGGTTTCGACGTCGCATCCTCGGGAGAAATGGACTTGCTGCTGGAGCTGCGCATCTCCGGCAGGCGCACGATCCATACCCACCCGGTGAAGAAGGACCGTGAGATTCGCGACGCCCTACGCTTTGGGGCGACCACCTTCGTGGTCGACAACCTCGAGGAGCTGCGCAAGCTCGCACCCTACCGCAAGCGGGTCGGAGTCTTGCTCCGGGTGAGCTTCCGCGCACCTAGCGCGCGCATCGACCTATCACGAAAATTCGGCTGCACGCCCTACGAGGTGAGCAGCATCGTGCGCGCCGCGAGCGAGCTCGGCGTGCATATTCGCGGGCTCTCGTTTCACGTCGGCTCGCAGGTGCCCGATGCGGACAAGCACGTGGAAGCTATCTATGCCTGCGCGCAGCTCATGATCTCCCTCAATGAGCGGCTTTCCTCGCCCCTGGCCACGCTCGACATCGGGGGTGGTTTTCCGGCGGACTATCGCCTGGAAGGGCTCGATCTGCACGCCTTCTGCCGACCTATCCGCCGCGCCTTGCGCGCGCTGCCGAGCGACTGGCATCTGATGGCAGAGCCGGGGCGCTGCTTGATCGCCCCCGCCGTACGCAGCGTCACGACGATCACCGGACGCAGCTCACGCGCCGGTCATCGCTGGTACTTCGTAGACGACGGCGCCTATGGTTCCTACAGCGGGCAGGTGTTCGACCGCACCGTGTATCCCCTGCAGGTCTTCCGCGATGGCCCCACCGCACCGAGCATGATCGCCGGCCCGACCTGTGACAGCATCGACATGATTGCCGAAGACATTCCCTTACCGGCGCTGGAGGTCGGCGACTTGCTGATAGGACACCAGATGGGCGCATACACGGCAGCGACCAAAACGCGCTTCAACTCGCTGCCAGACGCTAGATTCGTCGTCGACAGGGTCGCCGTCGACCCTGATAAGGGCGCACTCGAGACTCCGAGCCGCGCTACGAGCGCCTAA
- the speE gene encoding polyamine aminopropyltransferase → MKHFRETMYDALSQDMRIDKMYFESGTGQQHLMIFHNAVLGRVMTLDGIVQTTEADEFIYHEMLTHVPVLAHGKARSVLIVGGGDGGMLREVCHHRAIERIVQVEIDEKVIDMAKRWLPNHSAGAFDDPRFNLEIADGLEYVRTAQEQFDVIISDSTDPIGPGEALFTEDFYSACKRCLKPGGVMVTQNGVAFFQLDEVRTTHQRMAPVFADHTFYSAAVPTYYGGIMAFGWASDDPSLRRVDRETLTARLAAAGLDTRYYTPDIHLGSFALPRYVEKSLRGDDS, encoded by the coding sequence ATGAAGCACTTTCGCGAGACTATGTACGACGCGCTCTCCCAGGACATGCGCATCGACAAGATGTACTTCGAAAGCGGCACCGGCCAGCAGCATTTGATGATCTTCCACAACGCGGTGCTCGGCCGGGTGATGACCCTCGATGGCATCGTGCAAACCACCGAAGCGGACGAGTTCATCTACCACGAGATGCTCACCCATGTGCCTGTGCTGGCGCACGGCAAGGCGCGCTCAGTGCTCATCGTCGGCGGCGGCGATGGCGGCATGCTGCGCGAGGTCTGCCACCACCGCGCCATCGAGCGCATCGTGCAGGTGGAGATCGACGAGAAGGTGATCGATATGGCCAAGCGGTGGTTGCCCAACCACTCCGCCGGCGCCTTCGACGACCCGCGCTTCAACCTGGAGATTGCTGATGGCCTCGAGTACGTGCGCACTGCGCAAGAGCAGTTCGACGTTATCATCTCCGATAGCACCGACCCGATCGGTCCGGGCGAAGCACTGTTCACCGAGGACTTCTACAGCGCCTGCAAGCGTTGCCTGAAGCCCGGCGGCGTGATGGTGACGCAAAATGGCGTTGCCTTCTTCCAGCTGGACGAGGTGCGCACCACGCACCAGCGGATGGCACCGGTCTTTGCCGACCACACCTTCTACAGTGCCGCCGTGCCTACCTACTACGGGGGCATCATGGCCTTCGGCTGGGCCTCGGACGATCCCAGTCTGCGCCGGGTCGATCGCGAGACCCTCACCGCGCGCCTGGCCGCTGCGGGCCTCGATACCCGCTACTACACGCCGGATATCCACCTAGGCAGCTTTGCCCTGCCGCGCTACGTGGAGAAGAGCCTGCGTGGCGACGACAGCTGA